The Streptomyces achromogenes genome window below encodes:
- a CDS encoding DUF461 domain-containing protein encodes MSSSLRRGALAASAIAFSIASLAACGAGNDAQTLEIKPDNAAAQVGEIKLQNVVVITQPDLESTGPAVVSATVFNADDEPQTLDSITVDGTGKSAELKPAKGKGELTVPAHGSLVIGGAGNASAVLPDSREAVKNGDAQNITFTFSKTGAVKLAAFVVPAEGYFSDWGPSKIPTASPSPSKSAAASESASADGGTESGSPSPSGSASASASNSAAAGN; translated from the coding sequence GTGAGCAGCAGCCTTCGACGCGGCGCCCTCGCCGCTTCCGCCATCGCGTTCTCGATCGCCTCGCTCGCCGCCTGCGGCGCCGGAAACGACGCCCAGACCCTGGAGATCAAGCCGGACAACGCCGCCGCCCAGGTCGGCGAGATCAAGCTGCAGAACGTCGTCGTGATCACCCAGCCCGACCTGGAGTCCACCGGGCCGGCCGTGGTCTCGGCGACCGTCTTCAACGCCGACGACGAACCGCAGACGCTCGACTCCATCACCGTCGACGGCACCGGCAAGTCCGCCGAGCTCAAGCCCGCCAAGGGCAAGGGCGAGCTGACGGTCCCGGCCCACGGCTCGCTCGTCATCGGCGGCGCCGGCAACGCCTCCGCCGTCCTGCCGGACAGCCGTGAGGCCGTCAAGAACGGCGACGCGCAGAACATCACCTTCACCTTCAGCAAGACCGGCGCGGTCAAGCTGGCCGCCTTCGTCGTGCCGGCCGAGGGCTACTTCTCCGACTGGGGGCCGAGCAAGATCCCGACCGCCTCGCCGTCCCCCTCCAAGAGCGCGGCGGCCTCGGAGTCGGCGAGCGCGGACGGCGGCACGGAGTCCGGCTCCCCCTCCCCGTCCGGCTCGGCCTCCGCGAGCGCCTCGAACAGCGCGGCAGCGGGCAACTGA
- a CDS encoding response regulator transcription factor, with the protein MTRVLVVEDEESFSDALSYMLRKEGFEVAVATTGPDGLDEFERNGADLVLLDLMLPGLPGTEVCRQLRGRSNVPVIMVTAKDSEIDKVVGLEIGADDYVTKPFSSRELVARIRAVLRRRGEPEEVTPAALEAGPVRMDVDRHVVTVSGSKVDLPLKEFDLLEMLLRNAGRVLTRMQLIDRVWGADYVGDTKTLDVHVKRLRAKIEPDPGAPRYLVTVRGLGYKFEP; encoded by the coding sequence GTGACCCGAGTGCTCGTCGTCGAGGACGAGGAGTCCTTCTCCGACGCCCTTTCCTACATGCTCCGCAAGGAGGGCTTCGAGGTCGCCGTCGCGACCACCGGGCCCGACGGACTCGACGAGTTCGAGCGCAACGGCGCCGACCTCGTGCTCCTCGACCTGATGCTGCCGGGGCTGCCCGGCACGGAGGTCTGCCGCCAGCTGCGCGGCCGCTCCAACGTCCCCGTGATCATGGTGACCGCCAAGGACAGCGAGATCGACAAGGTCGTCGGCCTGGAGATAGGGGCCGACGACTACGTCACCAAGCCCTTCTCCTCGCGCGAGCTGGTCGCCCGCATCCGGGCCGTCCTGCGCCGGCGCGGCGAACCCGAGGAGGTGACCCCGGCGGCCCTGGAGGCCGGGCCGGTCCGGATGGACGTCGACCGGCATGTGGTGACGGTCTCCGGTTCCAAGGTCGACCTCCCGCTCAAGGAGTTCGACCTGCTGGAGATGCTGCTGCGCAACGCCGGGCGCGTCCTGACCCGCATGCAGCTCATCGACCGGGTCTGGGGCGCCGACTACGTGGGCGACACCAAGACCCTCGACGTCCACGTCAAGCGCCTGCGCGCCAAGATCGAGCCGGACCCGGGCGCGCCGCGCTACCTGGTGACGGTGCGCGGCCTGGGCTACAAGTTCGAACCCTAG
- a CDS encoding sensor histidine kinase yields MNVNAAVAAAAAIAGVLTGVIAMLAFRWSEREQKRPTRTSLHTDPMLPPGVDTVLSVLRSSAVVLDEADAVVKASSAAYALGLVRGGRLSVEPMMKMARDTRRDGEIRQVELDLPRRGTGRGEALAVSARVAPLGSRLVLLLVEDLTEARRIEAVRRDFVANVSHELKTPVGALSLLSEAVMDASEDPEAVERFAGRMQIEATRLTSLVQELIDLSRVQNDDPLEDAEPVGVAELVAEAVDRCRHQAGAKQITMASNVGAPDGPDPFGGPHEDDAAGLRVWGNRGQLAAALGNLVENAVNYSPARTRVGIAARRVNAPGGDQIEIAVTDQGIGISDKDKERIFERFYRVDPARSRATGGTGLGLAIVKHVAASHGGEVTVWSAENQGSTFTLRLPEAGAARDRADHYPDPDEVDEVDDLDEVATPSSHPSPRAPSRASSPDSTAYQTLSAPEVLP; encoded by the coding sequence ATGAACGTGAACGCGGCGGTCGCCGCAGCGGCAGCGATCGCCGGTGTGCTCACCGGTGTCATCGCCATGCTGGCGTTCCGCTGGAGCGAGCGCGAACAGAAGCGCCCCACGCGCACCTCGCTGCACACGGACCCCATGCTTCCGCCCGGCGTGGACACCGTCCTGTCCGTCCTGCGCTCTTCCGCCGTCGTCCTCGACGAGGCCGACGCCGTCGTCAAGGCCAGCTCCGCCGCCTACGCCCTCGGGCTGGTACGCGGCGGCCGGCTCAGCGTGGAGCCCATGATGAAGATGGCCCGGGACACCCGGCGCGACGGAGAGATACGCCAGGTCGAGCTGGACCTCCCCCGGCGCGGGACCGGGCGCGGCGAGGCCCTCGCCGTGTCCGCCCGGGTGGCCCCGCTGGGCTCCCGGCTGGTCCTGCTCCTGGTCGAGGACCTCACCGAGGCCCGTCGCATCGAGGCGGTCCGGCGGGACTTCGTGGCGAACGTCAGCCATGAGCTGAAGACGCCGGTCGGCGCGCTCTCCCTGCTGTCCGAGGCCGTCATGGACGCCTCGGAGGACCCGGAGGCGGTGGAACGCTTCGCCGGCCGTATGCAGATCGAGGCCACCCGGCTGACCAGCCTGGTCCAGGAGCTGATCGACCTGTCCAGGGTGCAGAACGACGACCCGCTCGAGGACGCCGAACCGGTCGGCGTGGCCGAACTCGTGGCCGAGGCCGTCGACCGCTGCCGGCACCAGGCCGGCGCCAAGCAGATCACCATGGCCTCGAACGTGGGTGCGCCCGACGGGCCCGACCCGTTCGGCGGACCCCATGAGGACGACGCCGCCGGACTGCGCGTCTGGGGGAACCGCGGCCAGCTGGCCGCCGCCCTCGGCAACCTCGTCGAGAACGCCGTCAACTACTCGCCCGCCCGCACCCGCGTCGGCATAGCCGCCCGCCGGGTGAACGCGCCGGGCGGCGATCAGATCGAGATCGCCGTGACCGACCAGGGCATCGGCATCTCCGACAAGGACAAGGAGCGCATCTTCGAGCGCTTCTACCGCGTCGACCCGGCCCGCTCCCGTGCCACGGGCGGCACGGGCCTCGGGCTGGCGATCGTCAAGCACGTGGCCGCCTCGCACGGCGGGGAGGTCACGGTGTGGAGCGCCGAGAACCAGGGCTCCACCTTCACCCTGCGACTGCCGGAGGCGGGCGCGGCCCGTGACCGCGCGGATCACTACCCGGACCCGGACGAGGTCGACGAAGTCGACGACCTCGACGAGGTCGCCACCCCCTCTTCCCATCCCTCGCCCCGGGCCCCGTCCCGCGCCTCATCCCCCGATTCGACCGCGTACCAGACGCTTTCCGCCCCGGAGGTCCTTCCGTGA
- the phoU gene encoding phosphate signaling complex protein PhoU translates to MRDAYHEELDSIGDSLVEMARLVGSAIGRATTAILDSDLKLAESVIEADQRVDELQHDLEARAIALLARQQPVATDLRIVVTSLRMSADLERSGDLAQHVAKLARLRFPNRAVPHDLHATILEMGQLAQRLMAKAAEVIITKDVDLALQLEQDDDEMDLLHRTLFQHLLDDKWKHGIETAVDVTLLGRYYERFADHAVAVAKRVVFLVTGEHADELQQDLQPEIQPAGGAGAGTEA, encoded by the coding sequence ATGCGGGACGCGTACCACGAGGAACTGGACTCGATCGGCGACAGCCTGGTGGAGATGGCCCGGCTGGTCGGGTCGGCGATCGGACGCGCCACGACCGCCATCCTCGACTCCGATCTGAAACTGGCCGAGAGCGTGATCGAGGCCGACCAGCGGGTCGACGAGCTGCAGCACGACCTGGAGGCGCGGGCCATCGCGCTGTTGGCGCGGCAGCAGCCGGTGGCGACGGACCTGCGGATCGTCGTCACGTCCCTGCGGATGTCGGCCGACCTGGAGCGGTCCGGCGACCTCGCCCAGCACGTGGCGAAGCTGGCCCGGCTGCGCTTCCCCAACCGCGCGGTCCCGCACGACCTGCACGCCACGATCCTGGAGATGGGCCAGCTCGCGCAGCGCCTGATGGCGAAGGCGGCCGAGGTCATCATCACCAAGGACGTCGACCTGGCGCTCCAGCTGGAGCAGGACGACGACGAGATGGACCTGCTGCACCGCACGCTCTTCCAGCACCTGTTGGACGACAAGTGGAAGCACGGCATCGAGACCGCGGTCGACGTGACCCTGCTCGGCCGCTACTACGAGCGGTTCGCCGACCACGCCGTGGCCGTCGCGAAACGCGTGGTGTTCCTGGTGACGGGCGAGCACGCGGACGAACTCCAGCAGGACCTGCAGCCGGAGATCCAGCCGGCGGGGGGCGCGGGCGCCGGGACCGAGGCATAG
- a CDS encoding SCO4226 family nickel-binding protein: MTRFMDVHHGMHGITADQLLEAHRADLAIEGEESVHFERAWADPESGTVYCLSEAPSAEAVLRIHERTGHMADEIHPVPLEV; the protein is encoded by the coding sequence ATGACCCGCTTCATGGACGTCCACCACGGCATGCACGGCATCACGGCCGACCAGCTCCTCGAGGCCCACCGGGCGGACCTCGCCATCGAGGGCGAGGAGAGCGTGCACTTCGAGCGCGCCTGGGCGGACCCGGAGTCCGGAACCGTGTACTGCCTCTCCGAGGCGCCCTCGGCGGAGGCCGTGCTCCGCATCCACGAGCGCACCGGTCACATGGCGGACGAGATCCATCCGGTGCCGCTCGAGGTGTGA
- a CDS encoding DUF4232 domain-containing protein — protein sequence MNGMNDGNGMNRTNGMDDGNGLDGDRRSTGTGAASARGFRRGARVGGGVRKAVAAAVVVVSAALVVTACQPTESPSKPAPSTPAPAGSAPAASPSTSSTTAAATPATSSPTAAATPTASAPGAPATPTPSASVAPTASASVPAVAACAAKSLKVSAWQAAERPVGTGTGAAIVEFVNVSGKACVLKGHPSVAGAGNGSPEHNSPLAVTTTGSASPVTVAPGGRAWTKLTFVQVHGEADGYCKSGAVPSVYPTVVVGLPGSGSHQVALDDGQFAECDNTVTVTAVSAVKP from the coding sequence ATGAACGGCATGAACGACGGCAACGGCATGAACCGCACGAACGGCATGGACGACGGCAACGGTCTGGACGGCGACCGGCGGTCGACCGGGACCGGCGCCGCAAGCGCGCGCGGGTTCCGGCGTGGGGCCAGGGTCGGGGGCGGGGTCAGGAAGGCCGTGGCCGCCGCCGTCGTCGTCGTCTCGGCGGCTCTCGTCGTGACGGCGTGCCAGCCGACCGAGTCGCCGTCGAAGCCCGCGCCGTCGACGCCGGCGCCGGCGGGTTCCGCGCCCGCGGCCTCCCCGTCCACGAGTTCAACCACCGCCGCCGCGACGCCCGCCACGTCGAGCCCCACCGCCGCCGCGACCCCCACCGCCTCGGCGCCCGGCGCCCCTGCCACCCCGACCCCCTCGGCCTCCGTCGCGCCCACGGCGTCCGCGTCCGTGCCCGCCGTCGCGGCCTGCGCCGCGAAGAGCCTGAAGGTCTCCGCGTGGCAGGCCGCCGAGCGGCCGGTCGGGACGGGGACCGGGGCCGCGATCGTCGAGTTCGTCAACGTCTCCGGGAAGGCGTGCGTGCTCAAGGGGCATCCGTCCGTCGCGGGGGCCGGCAACGGCTCCCCCGAGCACAACTCCCCGCTCGCCGTCACGACCACCGGGTCCGCCTCGCCGGTCACGGTGGCCCCGGGAGGCAGGGCGTGGACGAAGCTGACCTTCGTGCAGGTGCACGGCGAGGCCGACGGATACTGCAAGTCCGGCGCGGTCCCGTCCGTGTACCCGACCGTCGTGGTCGGCCTGCCGGGCTCCGGATCGCACCAGGTGGCCCTGGACGACGGTCAGTTCGCCGAGTGCGACAACACGGTGACCGTGACCGCCGTCTCCGCGGTCAAGCCCTGA
- a CDS encoding FAD-dependent monooxygenase: MAGTATTEAARTTDVLVVGAGPVGLSAAAELRRHGVRCRLVDRLPERLPYAKAVGIQPRTLEIWDRMGLARTMLEAAAVLRGQLIYVNGREQARIDLVLPPEVPYEFAALPQYETERLLEEYVAGLGTLIERGTELLSFTQDEDGVTARLRTASGAEEELRAGYLIGCDGAHSTVRKGLGLAFEGAAFAEEYMLGDVEADWDMPHGYGIRSLHHAADGSTDDALICVPLPGHGRYRMSMLVPPELSTGARGGSPGRTDDGPSTGTGTGAGAGAGAGAGAGAGAGAGAAEDDGVSHGLEGGRTPELHHLQAVVDRLAPRPAVLSRLRWSSVFRISHRIVDRYGEGRVFVAGDAAHIHPPTGAQGMNTGIQDACNLAWKLASVIHGEAGAALLTTYDAERRPVGEEVVGRTVRHATRGMEADPDDPRTVLLREAQLLIDYRDGPLATDPHGPPGAPQPGDRAPDCRGLTAPASAYPWRLLDVLRHRPGHVILLYGAGLTDLAAIAEAGLHTAAVAGAVTVAVLDGDTAPSAPDALPVPAYRDTADEFARLYRPDGPTGFVVRPDGYLAARFPLSATGTALSTYFTALTTPTPSRSVTARA, from the coding sequence GTGGCGGGCACCGCGACGACCGAGGCAGCAAGAACGACGGACGTGCTCGTCGTGGGCGCCGGCCCGGTCGGGCTGAGCGCGGCGGCGGAGCTGCGTCGGCACGGTGTGCGTTGCCGCCTCGTCGACCGCCTTCCGGAGCGGCTGCCGTACGCCAAGGCGGTCGGCATCCAGCCGCGCACGCTGGAGATCTGGGACCGGATGGGCCTGGCCCGCACGATGCTGGAGGCCGCCGCCGTGCTGCGCGGTCAGCTGATCTACGTCAACGGACGGGAGCAGGCCCGCATCGACCTCGTGCTGCCGCCCGAGGTGCCCTACGAGTTCGCCGCCCTGCCGCAGTACGAGACCGAACGTCTGCTGGAGGAGTACGTGGCCGGGCTCGGCACCCTCATCGAGCGCGGCACGGAACTGCTGTCGTTCACCCAGGACGAGGACGGGGTCACCGCCCGCCTGCGCACGGCCTCCGGTGCCGAGGAAGAGCTGAGGGCGGGCTATCTCATCGGCTGCGACGGTGCGCACAGCACGGTGCGCAAGGGGCTGGGCCTCGCGTTCGAAGGGGCGGCCTTCGCCGAGGAGTACATGCTGGGCGATGTCGAGGCCGACTGGGACATGCCACACGGCTACGGCATCCGCTCCCTGCACCACGCCGCCGACGGTTCCACGGACGACGCGCTGATCTGCGTGCCGCTGCCGGGCCACGGCCGGTACCGCATGTCGATGCTGGTCCCACCGGAGCTCTCCACGGGGGCACGCGGCGGATCGCCCGGACGGACGGACGACGGTCCCAGCACCGGTACGGGGACCGGGGCTGGTGCTGGTGCTGGTGCTGGTGCTGGTGCTGGTGCTGGTGCTGGTGCTGGTGCTGCCGAGGATGATGGTGTGTCGCACGGTCTGGAGGGCGGCCGCACGCCGGAGCTGCATCACCTCCAGGCCGTCGTCGACCGCCTCGCGCCACGGCCGGCGGTGCTCTCCCGGCTGCGCTGGTCGTCCGTCTTCCGCATCAGCCACCGCATCGTCGACCGCTACGGCGAGGGGCGTGTGTTCGTCGCCGGCGATGCCGCCCACATCCATCCGCCCACCGGCGCCCAGGGTATGAACACCGGCATCCAGGACGCCTGCAACCTCGCCTGGAAACTGGCGTCCGTCATCCACGGGGAGGCCGGTGCGGCGCTGCTGACCACGTATGACGCCGAGCGCCGGCCGGTGGGCGAGGAGGTCGTCGGGCGGACGGTCCGGCACGCCACCCGCGGCATGGAGGCCGACCCCGACGACCCCCGGACCGTTCTGCTGCGCGAGGCACAGCTCCTGATCGACTACCGGGACGGCCCCCTGGCCACCGACCCGCACGGCCCGCCCGGCGCTCCCCAGCCCGGCGACCGCGCCCCCGACTGCCGAGGCCTGACCGCCCCCGCCTCCGCCTACCCCTGGCGTCTGCTGGACGTGCTGCGACACCGTCCGGGCCACGTGATCCTCCTGTACGGCGCGGGCCTGACCGACCTGGCGGCGATCGCCGAGGCCGGCCTGCACACCGCCGCCGTCGCGGGCGCCGTCACCGTGGCGGTGCTCGACGGTGACACAGCGCCGTCCGCTCCCGACGCTCTGCCGGTGCCCGCCTACCGGGACACGGCCGACGAGTTCGCCCGCCTCTACCGTCCCGACGGCCCCACCGGCTTCGTCGTCCGCCCCGACGGCTACCTGGCGGCCCGCTTCCCCCTGAGCGCCACAGGAACGGCCCTGTCCACCTACTTCACCGCCCTCACCACCCCCACCCCGTCCCGTTCCGTCACCGCCCGAGCCTGA
- a CDS encoding dihydrofolate reductase family protein yields the protein MSELLVDFITSLDGHASGEGWPGFWGLEGPEYLAWLGEQPKATYLMGANTYRLMSGFAAGKVPDGQDEFRPEEEASVDELTQASKVVFSSSLEEPLRWANSTLVRDDAVEAVRAMKSSGAGLLSTIGSLSLCRSLLRAGLVDRFRVVMFPVITGATGEERIYDGYPDVALEMIEHRTFDGRIQLVEYKPRVLEHPPLEIIA from the coding sequence ATGTCGGAGCTTCTCGTCGACTTCATCACCTCACTCGACGGCCACGCGTCGGGAGAGGGCTGGCCCGGGTTCTGGGGCCTCGAGGGCCCGGAGTACCTCGCGTGGCTCGGCGAGCAGCCCAAGGCCACCTACCTGATGGGAGCGAACACCTACCGCCTGATGTCGGGCTTCGCCGCAGGCAAGGTCCCCGATGGCCAAGACGAGTTCAGGCCCGAAGAAGAGGCGTCCGTCGACGAGCTCACGCAAGCGTCCAAAGTGGTGTTCTCCTCCTCACTCGAGGAGCCACTGAGGTGGGCCAACTCCACGCTCGTCCGCGACGACGCCGTCGAGGCGGTCCGCGCCATGAAGTCGAGTGGCGCGGGACTCCTCAGCACGATCGGCAGCCTCAGCCTGTGCCGGTCCCTGCTACGAGCCGGACTCGTCGACCGCTTCCGGGTCGTGATGTTCCCGGTGATCACCGGGGCCACGGGCGAGGAACGCATCTACGACGGCTATCCGGACGTCGCCCTCGAGATGATCGAGCACCGCACCTTCGACGGCCGCATCCAGCTGGTCGAGTACAAGCCCCGCGTGCTCGAGCACCCGCCCCTAGAGATCATCGCCTGA
- a CDS encoding thioesterase II family protein has product MTAAVGPRTWLRRFHTTPDPATRPVQLVCLPHAGGAAGYFVPLSAELCEVADVLAVQYPGRQDRWHEPAVDDLHELARQVVAALEPALDDRPVVLFGHSMGALVAYEAARLLNPARLYVSGCPAPSRGVESEQEITDDQGILDDLRALDGTDAELLSDPALLELILPALRADYRAVRTYSWRTGPEPSCPLTVLTGDRDPRTPADAVMEWKRHGTKDIRFHAYEGGHFYLTEHTRQVAELIAADLA; this is encoded by the coding sequence ATGACGGCCGCGGTGGGCCCCAGGACCTGGCTGCGCAGGTTCCACACCACGCCCGACCCGGCGACCCGCCCGGTCCAGCTGGTGTGCCTGCCGCACGCGGGCGGCGCGGCGGGCTACTTCGTCCCCCTCTCCGCGGAACTGTGCGAGGTGGCCGACGTGCTGGCCGTCCAGTACCCCGGCCGCCAGGACCGCTGGCACGAACCCGCCGTCGACGACCTCCACGAGCTGGCCCGGCAGGTCGTCGCCGCGCTCGAACCGGCCCTGGACGACCGCCCGGTGGTGCTGTTCGGACACAGCATGGGTGCCCTGGTGGCGTACGAGGCGGCCCGCCTCCTGAACCCCGCGCGGCTGTACGTCTCCGGATGCCCCGCCCCCTCGCGTGGCGTCGAGAGCGAGCAGGAGATCACCGACGACCAGGGCATCCTCGACGACCTGCGGGCGCTCGACGGCACGGACGCCGAGCTGCTCTCCGACCCGGCGCTCCTGGAGCTGATCCTGCCCGCGCTGCGGGCGGACTACCGGGCCGTACGCACCTACAGTTGGCGGACGGGCCCCGAACCGTCCTGTCCGCTGACGGTGCTCACAGGCGACCGTGACCCCCGCACCCCGGCGGACGCGGTCATGGAATGGAAGCGGCACGGCACGAAGGACATCCGCTTCCACGCCTATGAGGGCGGCCACTTCTACCTCACCGAGCACACCCGACAGGTGGCGGAACTGATTGCCGCCGACCTCGCCTGA